DNA from Homalodisca vitripennis isolate AUS2020 unplaced genomic scaffold, UT_GWSS_2.1 ScUCBcl_548;HRSCAF=2813, whole genome shotgun sequence:
AGTGTGctatgaaaatttgttaaataaattggggGCATCGGGATTTTCAGGACCCTTCCTCCAGTGGCTTGAAGCTACCTACATAACCGGAAGCTGGTAGTGAAATATAACAACGTCCTTTCCAAGGAGTTCAAAGTAACAAGCGGTGTCCCACAAGGTTCCCATCTCGGGCCCATCCtattcaatttgtatataaatgatgtgGTTTCTTCCCTGACTTGCAAACACTTGTTGTTTGCGGACGACCTGAAGCTGTACTCCGTTATATCTTCCGCCTTGGACGTGGCTCAACTTCAAGATGACATTAACAGGGTCGATCGCTGGTGTAGTCTTAACAAAATGTCGCTGAATCTGAGCAAATGTGTTTGCATCTCATTTTATCGCATTTCAAAACCTATATTGCATGATTACTCTGTCAGAGGTGTGCCACTATCCAGAACATCGGAGGTGAGGGATCTTGGAGTGTTCTTTACTTCTTCCCTAAGCTGGGAGCCCCATGTCCAACATATATGCAATAGCGCTCTTCAAGTCCTTGGCTTCCTCTTCCGAGCTTCTAAGTCATTTACTGATCTAAACGTTCTCAAACTCTTGTACTGCTGCCTGGTGAGACCGCACTTAGAATACAACAGTGTTGTTTGGTCTCCTCACCAGCAGTATCTAAAAGACAACATAGAGAAGATCCAAAGACGTTTTCTGAGGTTGGTTGGTGTTAGACTAGGATTCCGATATCTGGATGTTCCTGTGCAAGAAGTCTCACGGCTCCTAAACATACCCTCCATGGAATCAAGGCGTGTCAGTCAGGACTTACTTTTCTTATACAAGCTGGTCAGAGGAGAGTTGGACTGCCCTGATTTGCTGGAAAGAATAAACTTCAGGGTACCTTCTGGCACGAGGTCAAGGGCACTTTTTGCGAAAACCTCAACTAATACCTTATATGCAGCCAATAGCTCACTGTTTCGATTCCAGCGCCTGGGcaacacacttcctgatcacctaGACTTCTTCCATACCCCGCCCTCGTCATTCAGATCAGCTATTCGAAGCCTCCAATCGTGACACGTGACCACCTTTGGCTTGTGCAGTGATGTGCTCTTGAGTGGTGCCTTTAGAGGGCCACTACAACCAGTGCAAGTGGTTTTTTTATGCATGGCCTGATCAAGGTTGCTTCCGtattaatttaacttgtattaatttcatgcctagtattgttagcaggctattgttactgattattctttgttgttaTCGCTGGTGTCATAGTTTATCTCTTGTTTGTGTCATTGTTATCGCTTTAAccacacattattcatttttgcatatttttattggcttgttgttattgcagtttattgctgtgtttattgattgttgttgCTTTCTGTTGCACCGTTGTTTGTTATTACTTCTAGCTTATTGTTACGTTTGACTAGTCGGCATTTATTAGTCGTTAAGTCAGCATCTTGTCTTAATCTTTGCCTTTGTACTCTTCACGTTGTTGTctccattatttagaaaatattttgttttgtttttgcaattgtacaatttaatatttcttgtatatctcttgtacaccgtctcaacattgtgctactttgattactatatatgtataatgtcctgtatttaactatactgattgtaaattggctaagccgttggaagacaaaataaataaataaataaataaatttatactgaggttaattattaaattccattgatctctcttatactaaaacaaaaatagttgtaattagtttatagtagATAAGCTTACTATAGACACATACCataattgcgccactctgcttggTATAATTGAGCGGTTGATGTGAAGCAGCCTTGAACAGTGATTGGTATTTGTGTGAACTTTAAAGGAAGgcattaaattaattgatgaattatttttaataaaaaaaatttttctgtgaggaataaactgtaatataaagtgACCTTTGTGAACGgtactgaactttaattagtgGACGATGTCGCTGAAAGTGGACCTACTTAGTAAAGACGAACTGTTGTTTGAAGTTAAACTTAGGGGTGTTGATCCTAAACCAGGGTCTGTGGTAGTGGAATTAAGAAAAAGGTTAAGACAACTTATTAAGTTAGAGGTAGTGCCCAATGTTGTACATCTTAAAGGGAAAATCAATTATAAGGACGAAATAGAAAGCGTTAAGGAGCAATTAGATGTATTGACCGAACGTTTAGAAGAAAGCCTAGAATTAAAGAATACATTGGACATTATTAGGTGTGAGTCTAAACTTAAACACTGGCAGATGAGGTTAGACATTTTGAGTAGAGTTTTCAAACCCGAAGTCATACAGAGTAAGGTAATAGAGAAGTTACATGAAAAATTCAAGTTAGCCTTAGCCAAGTTTTAAGAAGCACAACTTAATGAGGAAGATAGCTCGAAAGCAATTCGAAAACTTTCTGAGAGTAATCAGGAATTGGAAGAGGAATTAGATAGTGTACCTTCAGTAGGTAGTCTAGAGGGTGAAAGGAAGCGAGTTGAAAATGAAGTGTTCATGCCTGATAGGGACTCTATTGTCTTTGGAAAATTAGCTAACCCTGTtgagagatatttaaaaaatttaaaaatatatgatggattaaatgtaatacaattgttGGAATTTCTAAGGGTATTGTTGAAGATTAAAGGGGAGACACAATTGTCGGATAAGGCGATATTAGAAATTATCACGGGTAATTGCACAGGCCCCTTGTTGAACAAAATGGTAGAATATAAAAGGCTAGGATATGCAGTGAGTCAAGTGCACCAAAATATAATAAGTACCTTTGTACCCTTCACCCATTTAGAACGATTAAAATTTGAACTTGTACATAGGCCTCAAAGACATAATGAAGCGTTGAGCAGTTACATTATTGACGTGAAAGAAAGTGTAAAGCTATTGtgttttgatattgaagaaaGGGACATTGTAGAAATTGTGAAAGTGGGAATCAATCCTGAGACTAGAAATAAGCTGGTATTTGTGGGAAACCATACTACATTTAGTCAACTagatgaaatttgtataaaaataca
Protein-coding regions in this window:
- the LOC124370921 gene encoding uncharacterized protein LOC124370921 yields the protein MSLNLSKCVCISFYRISKPILHDYSVRGVPLSRTSEVRDLGVFFTSSLSWEPHVQHICNSALQVLGFLFRASKSFTDLNVLKLLYCCLVRPHLEYNSVVWSPHQQYLKDNIEKIQRRFLRLVGVRLGFRYLDVPVQEVSRLLNIPSMESRRVSQDLLFLYKLVRGELDCPDLLERINFRVPSGTRSRALFAKTSTNTLYAANSSLFRFQRLGNTLPDHLDFFHTPPSSFRSAIRSLQS